A genome region from Tolypothrix sp. PCC 7712 includes the following:
- the ftsH2 gene encoding ATP-dependent zinc metalloprotease FtsH2 has protein sequence MKLSWKVLLLWTLPALVIGFFFWQGAFAGAPADMTKNAANTRMTYGRFLEYLDANRVSSVDLYEGGRTAIIEAVDPDIENRIQRWRVDLPVNAPELISKLKDKGISFDAHPMRNDGAIWGLLGNLVFPIILIAGLFFLFRRSSNLPGGPGQAMNFGKSRARFQMEAKTGVKFDDVAGIEEAKEELQEVVTFLKQPERFTAVGARIPKGVLLVGPPGTGKTLLAKAIAGEAGVPFFSISGSEFVEMFVGVGASRVRDLFKKAKDNAPCIIFIDEIDAVGRQRGAGIGGGNDEREQTLNQLLTEMDGFEGNTGIIIIAATNRPDVLDSALLRPGRFDRQVTVDAPDIKGRLEILQVHARNKKLDPSVSLDAIARRTPGFTGADLANLLNEAAILTARRRKEGITITEIDDAVDRVVAGMEGTPLVDSKSKRLIAYHEVGHALVGTVLKDHDPVQKVTLIPRGQAQGLTWFTPNEEQGLITRSQLKARITGALGGRAAEEVIFGAAEVTTGAGGDLQQLSGMARQMVTRFGMSDLGPLSLESQQGEVFLGRDWTTRSEYSEAIASRIDAQVRAIVEECYAQAKKIIRENRSVTDRLVDLLIEKETIDGAEFRQIVAEYTHVPEKPQYAPQL, from the coding sequence ATGAAACTTTCTTGGAAAGTCCTATTACTGTGGACATTGCCTGCTTTGGTAATTGGCTTCTTCTTCTGGCAAGGGGCATTTGCTGGCGCTCCTGCTGACATGACGAAGAATGCAGCTAATACGCGCATGACCTATGGACGCTTTCTAGAATATTTGGATGCTAATCGCGTCAGTAGTGTAGATCTCTATGAAGGTGGTAGGACAGCGATTATCGAAGCCGTAGATCCAGATATTGAAAATCGTATTCAACGCTGGCGAGTGGATCTGCCTGTTAACGCACCTGAGTTAATTAGCAAGCTGAAAGATAAAGGAATTAGTTTTGATGCCCACCCCATGCGGAATGATGGGGCTATTTGGGGCCTTTTAGGCAATCTTGTTTTTCCCATTATATTGATTGCGGGTCTGTTCTTTTTGTTCCGTCGCTCTAGCAACCTCCCAGGCGGGCCAGGTCAAGCAATGAACTTCGGCAAATCAAGAGCGCGTTTTCAAATGGAAGCCAAAACTGGCGTGAAGTTTGACGACGTAGCAGGTATTGAAGAAGCCAAAGAAGAATTGCAAGAAGTTGTTACCTTCTTAAAACAGCCAGAAAGATTTACTGCTGTAGGCGCAAGAATTCCCAAAGGTGTGCTGTTAGTTGGCCCTCCAGGAACTGGTAAAACTTTACTCGCAAAAGCGATCGCTGGTGAAGCTGGTGTACCTTTCTTCAGTATTTCTGGTTCAGAATTCGTAGAAATGTTTGTAGGTGTAGGTGCGTCTCGTGTACGTGACCTATTTAAAAAAGCCAAAGACAATGCCCCTTGTATCATCTTTATCGATGAAATTGATGCCGTAGGTAGACAACGGGGTGCTGGTATCGGTGGTGGTAACGATGAGCGCGAACAAACCCTCAACCAGCTACTCACCGAAATGGATGGTTTTGAAGGTAACACAGGCATCATTATTATTGCTGCCACCAACCGTCCTGACGTATTAGACTCAGCATTATTACGTCCCGGACGCTTTGACCGTCAAGTAACAGTCGATGCACCGGATATTAAAGGACGTTTGGAAATCTTACAAGTCCACGCCCGCAATAAAAAACTTGACCCTAGTGTATCCTTAGATGCGATCGCTCGCCGCACACCTGGATTTACAGGTGCAGATTTAGCCAACTTACTCAACGAAGCGGCTATTCTCACCGCCAGAAGACGCAAAGAAGGCATTACCATCACCGAAATTGATGACGCGGTGGATCGGGTAGTTGCAGGGATGGAAGGTACTCCCTTGGTTGACAGCAAGAGCAAGCGCTTAATTGCTTACCACGAAGTAGGACACGCCTTGGTGGGAACCGTCTTAAAAGACCATGACCCAGTACAGAAAGTTACCCTGATTCCTCGCGGACAAGCACAGGGTTTAACTTGGTTTACACCCAACGAAGAACAAGGATTAATTACTCGTTCTCAACTAAAAGCCCGGATTACTGGTGCTTTAGGTGGACGTGCTGCTGAAGAAGTCATTTTTGGTGCTGCGGAAGTTACCACTGGTGCAGGTGGCGACTTACAACAGTTGTCCGGAATGGCTAGACAAATGGTAACCAGATTCGGGATGTCTGATTTAGGCCCCCTATCTTTGGAAAGCCAACAAGGTGAAGTATTTTTAGGTCGTGACTGGACAACTCGATCTGAATATTCCGAAGCGATCGCTTCTCGGATCGATGCTCAAGTCAGAGCGATCGTAGAAGAATGCTACGCACAAGCTAAGAAAATCATTCGTGAAAATCGTAGCGTCACCGACCGTTTAGTTGATCTGTTGATCGAAAAAGAAACAATTGACGGCGCTGAATTTCGGCAAATTGTGGCTGAGTACACTCATGTTCCAGAAAAGCCTCAGTATGCACCTCAGCTATAA
- a CDS encoding serine/threonine protein kinase, with protein sequence MNQSSSASPDSKGLLANRYQLIKLIGTGGMGKVFLANDVLLGGTPVAIKFLAQTVLNPKLQKDFAREAMVSAALSQKSIHIVKAYDYGVSEQGYPFYVMEYLSGKSLKKFIPMNLPMFMNLTRQICLGLQCAHQGMNIEGKIYPLVHRDIKPANILVMPDPILDYLAKILDFGIAKFVNSVSTLSTNIGFHGTLPYCSPEQLEGDELDSRSDIYSLGVMMFEMLTGKKPWEPETDHFGAWYKAHHFEPPRAIAEVKPELQFPKELNDLIMACLAKAPRDRPQSSTQLLQVLETINRTYYLNWPANKSSMKVGSRMPSESVNGNNSHIATKSDLPVAVEQIFWQAIWPPNKPIQEIVFPRLLDTEKDSIASLWLMLPKADIQKRSHSIRYNQFLFIKLPHPMLLWLTVLYNKQLGPKWLPCYLDMQEPQNQKMVYSLASNERYPLILFTLEAPNLCTSVMSSYINDTQRQTLKTWLEQSKTLPPSSQAHLSKNLLKQQYKQMQSQIQEHLASMPSVG encoded by the coding sequence GTGAATCAAAGCTCATCAGCGTCTCCCGATAGTAAAGGGTTACTTGCCAATCGGTATCAACTGATCAAGTTAATTGGCACAGGAGGTATGGGCAAAGTTTTTTTAGCGAATGATGTTTTATTAGGAGGAACACCAGTCGCTATCAAGTTTCTAGCTCAAACTGTTTTAAACCCAAAGTTGCAAAAAGATTTTGCACGAGAAGCAATGGTGAGCGCAGCTTTGAGCCAAAAAAGTATACATATCGTCAAGGCTTATGATTATGGCGTAAGTGAACAAGGTTACCCCTTTTACGTCATGGAATATTTATCGGGAAAATCTTTAAAAAAATTCATACCGATGAACTTGCCAATGTTTATGAATCTGACTCGTCAGATTTGTTTAGGCTTACAGTGCGCCCATCAAGGGATGAATATAGAAGGTAAGATTTATCCCCTTGTGCATAGAGATATTAAGCCAGCAAATATTTTAGTAATGCCCGACCCTATATTAGATTATTTAGCAAAAATCTTAGATTTTGGCATTGCTAAATTTGTCAATTCTGTATCAACGCTTAGTACAAATATAGGATTTCATGGCACTTTACCCTATTGCTCACCAGAGCAGTTAGAAGGGGACGAATTAGATAGCCGCTCTGATATTTATAGCCTAGGTGTGATGATGTTTGAAATGCTCACAGGTAAAAAACCTTGGGAACCAGAAACCGATCACTTTGGTGCTTGGTATAAAGCACATCACTTTGAGCCACCAAGAGCGATCGCAGAAGTTAAACCAGAACTGCAATTCCCCAAAGAACTCAATGATTTAATTATGGCTTGTTTGGCAAAAGCTCCACGCGATCGCCCGCAAAGTAGCACCCAACTGCTGCAAGTTTTGGAAACTATCAATCGCACTTACTATCTGAATTGGCCTGCAAATAAGAGTTCCATGAAAGTGGGTAGTCGTATGCCATCTGAATCAGTCAATGGCAATAATTCTCATATTGCTACAAAATCTGATTTACCTGTGGCTGTAGAACAAATTTTTTGGCAAGCAATTTGGCCGCCAAACAAACCGATTCAGGAAATTGTGTTTCCGCGACTTTTAGATACCGAAAAAGACTCTATAGCCTCCCTATGGCTGATGTTACCCAAAGCAGATATTCAAAAGCGTTCCCATTCTATCCGTTACAACCAGTTTCTCTTCATCAAACTTCCTCATCCCATGCTGCTGTGGCTAACAGTTCTGTATAACAAGCAACTAGGGCCGAAGTGGCTACCCTGCTACCTCGATATGCAAGAACCGCAAAATCAAAAAATGGTGTATTCCTTAGCCAGCAATGAACGCTACCCGTTAATTTTATTTACCCTAGAAGCGCCTAATCTTTGTACTAGCGTTATGAGCAGTTACATTAATGACACTCAGCGACAAACGTTGAAAACTTGGCTAGAACAGAGCAAAACCTTACCACCCTCATCTCAAGCGCATTTGAGTAAAAACCTCTTAAAGCAACAGTACAAGCAAATGCAATCCCAGATTCAGGAGCATTTAGCTTCAATGCCATCTGTCGGCTGA
- a CDS encoding RNA-guided endonuclease InsQ/TnpB family protein has protein sequence MIVYEFKVKAKDQQYQAIDEAIRTSQFIQNMCLRYWMDNKDSKVDKYALNKYCAVLAAEFPFADELNSMARQSAAERSWSAIARFYDNCKKKVKGKKGFPKFKKNCRSVEYKSTGWKLSQTRKAITFSDNKGIGTLKLKGTYDLNYYDIKQIKRVRLVRRADGYYAQFAIDVNVKIATQPTNQIVGIDLGLKYFIADNQGNVEPSPQCYRKSEKQLNRANRKKSKKFSRDKKKSLQRQSNNYHKARKRYARKHLRVSRQRKEYCKKLAYSVIQSHDLVAYEDLNVKGLVKNRHLAKSISDAGWYTFRSWLEYFGHKYGKVTIAVPPHNTSQNCSNCGKKVKKSLSTRTHVCPHCGYAEDRDVNAAINILRLGLSTVGHTGTYATGDLPSWAVGASLLSNGESLNVESPRL, from the coding sequence ATGATTGTTTACGAGTTCAAAGTCAAGGCAAAAGACCAACAATATCAGGCGATAGACGAAGCAATTCGTACTAGCCAGTTCATTCAAAATATGTGCTTACGCTACTGGATGGACAACAAAGATTCAAAAGTAGATAAGTACGCATTGAATAAATACTGCGCTGTATTAGCTGCCGAATTCCCCTTTGCTGATGAACTCAATTCAATGGCTAGGCAGTCTGCGGCTGAACGTTCTTGGAGTGCGATAGCTAGGTTTTACGATAACTGCAAGAAAAAGGTTAAAGGTAAAAAGGGGTTTCCAAAGTTCAAGAAAAACTGCCGTTCAGTGGAATATAAATCAACTGGATGGAAGCTTTCTCAAACTCGAAAGGCTATCACCTTTTCAGACAACAAAGGTATTGGAACTCTGAAATTAAAGGGAACCTATGACCTTAATTACTATGACATCAAGCAAATTAAACGGGTGCGCTTAGTACGCCGTGCTGATGGATATTATGCCCAATTTGCGATTGATGTTAACGTCAAAATCGCAACTCAACCCACAAATCAAATAGTGGGTATTGATTTGGGTTTGAAGTACTTCATTGCTGATAATCAAGGCAATGTAGAACCTTCCCCCCAGTGTTACCGGAAATCAGAAAAACAACTCAATCGTGCCAACCGCAAGAAGTCGAAGAAGTTCAGTAGAGATAAAAAGAAATCTCTTCAAAGACAATCAAACAATTACCACAAAGCTAGAAAGCGATATGCCCGGAAGCATTTAAGGGTAAGTAGGCAACGAAAAGAGTATTGCAAGAAGTTGGCATACTCCGTTATCCAATCTCACGATTTGGTAGCCTACGAAGATTTAAATGTGAAAGGGTTGGTTAAAAATCGACATCTAGCTAAATCTATTTCTGATGCTGGCTGGTACACTTTCCGTAGTTGGTTAGAGTATTTTGGACACAAATATGGAAAGGTGACTATTGCAGTCCCTCCCCACAATACAAGCCAAAACTGCTCTAACTGTGGCAAGAAAGTGAAAAAATCTCTGTCTACTAGGACTCATGTTTGTCCTCATTGCGGATACGCAGAAGATAGGGATGTCAACGCAGCAATCAACATTTTGAGACTAGGACTCAGTACGGTAGGGCATACCGGAACTTACGCTACAGGAGATTTGCCCTCTTGGGCAGTTGGCGCAAGCCTGCTGTCTAACGGCGAGTCGTTGAATGTAGAATCCCCTCGCCTTTAG
- a CDS encoding CCA tRNA nucleotidyltransferase, which yields MDNSVSSTLAPDTWPFSLSLLPQPAYMVGGAVRDALLGRSREYLDLDFVIPTDAVKVARAIAQHYQAGFVLLDPQRQIARVVFPNATVDIAQQEGDSLETDLHRRDFTVNAIAYDPHTQAIIDPLQGVADLQKRVLRMISPANLQDDPLRLMRAYRQAAQLGFNIEPATQQAIRTLAAHITTVAAERVRVEVGYLLAIPQGTQAIAMAWEDGVLAPFFKNATDESFAKIAAVDTAAAYIIQNWQPLGVELQEYIRDTIKTTYLGIAKLACLVHPNPEAAEMELLQLTYSRAEIHSVITALRLLQRLKATNMSLREQYFFFQEAGNVFSTAVALSLACDNLVGAMSRDKPLSVYAPLISRYLNPDDLVAHPSPIVSGKEIIIALNLSPSPLIGKILTEIAIAQAEGKVSTPKEAIAFAQQIVTNSRNY from the coding sequence ATGGATAATTCAGTTTCTTCTACCCTAGCTCCCGACACTTGGCCTTTTAGCCTATCATTACTGCCACAACCAGCATATATGGTAGGTGGTGCAGTCAGGGATGCGCTTTTAGGTAGAAGTCGTGAATACCTAGATTTAGATTTTGTCATCCCTACTGATGCGGTGAAAGTAGCAAGGGCGATCGCTCAACATTATCAAGCTGGTTTTGTCTTACTCGATCCCCAACGCCAAATTGCTCGTGTCGTATTTCCCAACGCTACCGTTGATATTGCCCAACAGGAAGGAGACTCTTTAGAAACCGATCTGCACAGAAGAGATTTTACAGTTAATGCGATCGCCTACGATCCCCATACCCAAGCAATCATCGACCCTCTACAAGGCGTAGCTGATTTACAGAAGCGTGTTTTACGCATGATCTCACCAGCTAATTTACAAGACGATCCCTTAAGATTAATGCGCGCCTACCGCCAAGCCGCCCAACTAGGTTTTAATATCGAACCCGCGACACAACAAGCAATTCGTACTTTAGCTGCACACATCACTACAGTAGCCGCAGAACGAGTCAGGGTAGAAGTTGGCTATTTGTTGGCAATACCTCAAGGTACGCAAGCGATCGCGATGGCTTGGGAAGATGGGGTACTAGCACCTTTCTTTAAAAACGCTACAGATGAAAGCTTTGCAAAAATCGCTGCTGTTGATACAGCCGCCGCTTACATAATACAAAATTGGCAGCCTTTAGGGGTGGAATTACAAGAGTACATCCGCGACACCATTAAAACTACATACTTAGGTATCGCCAAACTTGCTTGTCTCGTCCACCCCAATCCCGAAGCTGCGGAAATGGAGCTATTGCAACTAACCTACAGCCGTGCTGAAATTCACTCTGTCATTACAGCCCTGAGACTTCTCCAGAGGCTAAAAGCCACAAATATGTCTTTGAGAGAACAATATTTTTTCTTTCAGGAAGCAGGCAATGTATTTAGTACTGCTGTAGCGTTGTCCCTAGCTTGTGATAATCTGGTAGGGGCGATGTCTAGGGATAAACCACTTAGCGTTTACGCTCCTTTGATCAGCCGCTACCTAAACCCTGATGACCTGGTCGCTCATCCCTCTCCAATCGTGAGTGGGAAGGAGATTATTATAGCACTAAATCTCTCACCTTCGCCATTAATTGGGAAAATTCTTACAGAAATTGCGATCGCCCAAGCTGAGGGAAAAGTCTCTACACCAAAAGAGGCGATCGCCTTTGCCCAGCAGATAGTTACTAATTCACGAAATTACTGA
- a CDS encoding esterase-like activity of phytase family protein — protein MKFIRKILTWRRIIYFTIPILVIIFLASNFTWGAVTVSSIEFMGEATIPKGLLVQNTLVGGLSGITYDANNDVYYAISDDRGNKASARFYTLKIDLSQGSLKNNGVATIGVTTLLNENGEKFSPGTSDTEGIALTHKKTVFISSEGDSGESSNLFIKEFSLSNGKAIATLPIPDKFLRNKNSQHGIRNNLAFESLTITPDKNKLFTATENALMQDGPAAQPNISTPCRILQYNLLTKQPEKEFLYLTEAVSPFLNITGKFASGLPDLVALDNQGTFLSLERSFTGLGFSILLFEISLAGADDIHHLDSLLNVQQKIKPVQKKLLLDLRGLNVLLDNIEGLTLGPILPDGQRALILVSDNNFNALQRTQILAFKVKIDSPLIRLLRRFIPNF, from the coding sequence ATGAAATTTATCAGAAAAATCTTAACTTGGCGAAGAATTATTTATTTTACTATTCCTATACTTGTAATCATTTTCTTAGCCAGCAATTTTACGTGGGGGGCTGTCACAGTTAGTAGTATTGAGTTTATGGGAGAAGCAACAATCCCAAAGGGATTGCTTGTACAAAATACTCTAGTGGGAGGCTTATCTGGAATTACTTATGATGCCAACAATGATGTTTATTATGCTATATCTGATGACAGAGGCAATAAAGCTTCAGCACGATTTTATACTTTAAAAATTGACCTCAGTCAAGGTTCACTCAAAAACAATGGTGTTGCTACTATTGGTGTAACAACTCTGTTAAATGAGAATGGTGAAAAGTTCTCTCCAGGTACTAGCGATACAGAAGGTATTGCTTTAACTCACAAAAAAACTGTTTTCATCTCATCTGAAGGGGATTCTGGAGAATCCAGCAATCTTTTCATTAAAGAATTCTCATTGTCTAATGGTAAGGCGATCGCAACGCTACCTATACCAGACAAATTTTTACGCAATAAAAATAGTCAGCATGGTATCCGCAACAATTTGGCTTTTGAAAGCCTCACTATTACACCAGATAAAAATAAACTGTTTACAGCTACCGAAAATGCCCTAATGCAAGATGGGCCAGCTGCTCAACCTAATATCAGCACTCCCTGCCGGATTCTACAATATAACTTGCTCACCAAACAGCCAGAAAAGGAATTTTTATACCTCACGGAAGCAGTCTCACCCTTTTTAAATATTACTGGCAAGTTTGCTAGCGGCTTACCTGATTTAGTTGCTCTCGATAATCAAGGAACATTCCTGAGTTTAGAACGCTCTTTCACAGGCTTAGGATTTTCGATTCTCCTGTTTGAGATTTCTCTAGCAGGTGCTGATGATATTCATCATCTCGATAGCCTGTTGAATGTTCAGCAAAAAATCAAACCTGTGCAGAAAAAGCTACTGTTAGATTTGCGAGGTCTGAATGTATTGCTAGACAATATTGAAGGCTTAACTCTTGGCCCCATATTACCCGATGGGCAACGTGCTTTAATCTTGGTCAGCGATAACAATTTTAATGCGCTACAACGTACCCAAATATTAGCTTTTAAAGTGAAAATCGATTCACCCCTAATCAGGCTTTTGCGCCGTTTTATACCCAATTTCTAG
- the gltX gene encoding glutamate--tRNA ligase: MTVRVRIAPSPTGNLHIGTARTAVFNWLFARHHGGKFILRIEDTDLERSRPEYTENILEGLRWLGLNWDEGPFFQSQRLDLYKQAVEKLLAQGLAYRCYTTSEELEALREAQKAKGEAPRYDNRHRNLTPEQEAAFKAEGRSFVIRFKIEDDREIVWDDLVRGKMSWRGSDLGGDMVIARASEDGVGQPLYNFVVVVDDIDMQITHVIRGEDHIANTAKQILLYEAMGAKIPQFAHSPLILNMEGRKLSKRDGVTSISDFQQLGFTSEGLVNYMTLLGWSPPDSTQEIFTLEAAAKEFSFERVNKAGAKFDWAKLDWLNSQYIHNMPVSQLTDLLIPYWEAAGFNFDGGRDRAWLEQLVALLGPSLTRLKDAVAQSQLFFTETVEFSEEASKQLQQEGSAAVLQGILAALETQELQEATAQEIIKQVVKAQNVKKGLVMRSLRAALTGDVHGPDLIQSWLLLHKIGSDRPRLSKAIAASS; this comes from the coding sequence GTGACTGTTAGAGTCCGTATTGCTCCAAGTCCAACTGGAAATCTACATATTGGTACAGCTAGAACGGCTGTATTTAATTGGCTATTTGCTCGCCACCACGGTGGGAAATTTATCCTGCGAATTGAAGACACAGACCTAGAGCGATCGCGTCCTGAATACACAGAGAATATTCTTGAAGGGTTGCGCTGGTTAGGGCTGAACTGGGATGAAGGCCCATTTTTTCAATCTCAACGCCTGGATCTCTATAAACAAGCAGTAGAAAAACTGCTAGCACAAGGTTTAGCCTATCGCTGCTATACCACCAGTGAAGAACTAGAGGCTTTACGGGAAGCCCAAAAAGCCAAAGGGGAAGCACCACGTTATGACAACCGTCACCGCAATCTCACCCCAGAACAAGAAGCTGCTTTCAAAGCGGAAGGACGTAGCTTTGTCATTCGCTTCAAAATCGAAGACGACCGAGAAATTGTTTGGGACGATTTAGTCCGAGGAAAAATGTCTTGGCGGGGTAGCGATTTGGGTGGTGATATGGTGATCGCCCGTGCTTCCGAAGATGGTGTTGGTCAACCACTGTATAACTTTGTGGTTGTAGTGGATGACATTGATATGCAAATCACCCATGTAATTCGGGGAGAAGACCACATCGCCAACACCGCCAAGCAAATTCTCCTTTATGAAGCTATGGGGGCAAAAATTCCCCAATTCGCCCACTCACCGCTAATTTTAAATATGGAAGGGCGGAAGCTTTCCAAGCGAGATGGTGTAACTTCAATTTCCGACTTTCAGCAATTAGGTTTCACTTCCGAAGGCTTAGTGAATTACATGACTTTATTGGGTTGGTCACCACCAGACTCTACTCAAGAAATCTTCACTTTAGAAGCAGCAGCCAAAGAATTCAGCTTTGAGCGTGTTAATAAAGCAGGTGCAAAGTTTGACTGGGCGAAATTGGATTGGTTAAACAGCCAGTACATCCATAATATGCCAGTCAGCCAGCTCACAGATTTACTCATCCCTTATTGGGAAGCAGCAGGCTTTAACTTTGATGGGGGACGCGATCGCGCTTGGTTAGAGCAATTAGTAGCTTTACTTGGGCCAAGTTTAACTCGCCTCAAAGATGCTGTCGCTCAGAGCCAACTGTTTTTTACTGAGACAGTTGAATTTAGCGAAGAAGCCAGTAAACAGTTGCAACAAGAAGGTTCTGCGGCTGTTCTACAAGGAATTCTTGCAGCTTTAGAAACTCAAGAATTGCAAGAAGCTACCGCCCAAGAGATTATTAAGCAAGTGGTAAAAGCCCAAAATGTCAAGAAAGGCTTAGTAATGCGATCGCTCCGCGCTGCTTTAACCGGAGATGTTCATGGCCCAGACTTGATTCAATCCTGGCTATTACTCCACAAAATTGGTTCAGATCGCCCCCGTTTGAGTAAAGCGATCGCAGCAAGCAGTTAG
- a CDS encoding serine/threonine protein kinase, with the protein MLNPIPNVANVKTELDVYIGKLLNNRYLIRDLIGKGGMGRVYLAEDVAKGGMPVAVKILSLSLGSQQMTQRFAREIFIGAQLGRKSKNIVRMFSYGVTEENIPYYVMEYLQGKNLKRILKTQTFSITKVLDISNQICLGLQCAHQGIILKGENYPIVHRDIKPENIFIIEDGKKEPLVKILDFGIAKFLTERSGMTLTDSFIGSLPYCSPEHMEGRKLLDVRSDIYSLGILMFEMLTGKHPFHTTSNSFGIWYQAHHFQAPPAFAEVNSQVVIPEQLQKLVMRCLAKAVSDRPQNIKEILEILEQVKSEVALASNSSTERVESNPILQIVPLTSFTEKECLQKTWPKNRPIATIGFPSLLHTLQGTVPTFWAMLPQQEINKFFKKSHGTEFIAKINVYPMILWSTLLYNTQNSQAKWLSCFLDMKDNKGQKILRSLAETGFYHLLFFPLEEPHKCTKVMTLTLNANQRQQLLDWLGSSQNANEFISAKQAKIILKADYERLKSSILRKMVANLPKNDDNLKSKIMKLFYTFFQMILRR; encoded by the coding sequence ATGTTAAATCCTATCCCTAATGTCGCTAATGTTAAAACTGAATTAGATGTTTATATTGGTAAACTCCTCAATAATCGCTATCTAATCAGAGATTTGATTGGCAAAGGCGGAATGGGTAGGGTTTACCTAGCAGAAGATGTTGCCAAAGGCGGAATGCCAGTAGCCGTAAAAATTCTATCCCTGAGCTTGGGTAGTCAGCAAATGACTCAACGCTTTGCTAGAGAAATTTTTATTGGCGCTCAATTAGGACGGAAAAGTAAAAATATTGTGAGGATGTTTAGCTATGGCGTAACTGAGGAAAATATTCCTTATTATGTCATGGAATATCTCCAAGGAAAAAACCTGAAACGCATTCTCAAAACTCAGACATTTTCAATCACAAAAGTTTTAGATATTTCCAATCAAATTTGTCTAGGTTTACAGTGTGCTCATCAAGGTATCATCCTCAAAGGAGAAAATTATCCGATTGTACATCGTGATATTAAGCCAGAAAATATTTTCATTATTGAAGATGGTAAAAAAGAGCCTCTGGTCAAAATTTTAGATTTTGGCATTGCTAAATTTTTAACAGAGCGCAGTGGGATGACTCTCACTGATTCATTTATTGGTAGTTTACCTTACTGTTCCCCAGAACACATGGAAGGGCGTAAACTCCTGGATGTGCGCTCTGATATTTACAGTTTAGGAATCTTGATGTTTGAAATGTTGACAGGAAAACATCCATTTCACACAACAAGTAACTCCTTTGGTATTTGGTATCAAGCTCATCACTTTCAAGCACCACCAGCATTTGCAGAGGTAAATTCGCAAGTCGTCATACCCGAGCAGTTACAAAAATTAGTGATGCGTTGTTTAGCGAAAGCAGTTAGCGATCGCCCACAAAATATTAAAGAAATATTAGAAATTTTAGAACAAGTCAAATCGGAAGTTGCACTGGCTTCTAATAGTAGTACTGAGCGGGTAGAAAGTAATCCAATATTACAGATAGTACCTCTGACATCATTCACAGAAAAAGAGTGTTTACAGAAAACCTGGCCGAAAAATCGGCCAATTGCGACCATAGGTTTTCCTAGTTTATTACATACATTACAAGGAACTGTACCCACCTTTTGGGCAATGTTACCCCAACAAGAAATTAACAAATTTTTCAAGAAATCTCATGGCACTGAATTTATTGCCAAAATCAATGTTTATCCCATGATTTTATGGAGTACTTTACTATACAATACTCAAAACTCTCAAGCTAAATGGCTATCATGTTTTTTAGATATGAAAGATAATAAAGGTCAAAAAATCCTGCGTAGTTTAGCAGAAACAGGATTTTATCATTTATTATTCTTTCCTTTAGAAGAACCGCACAAATGCACTAAGGTAATGACTTTAACTCTTAATGCTAACCAACGTCAGCAATTACTAGATTGGTTAGGTAGCAGTCAAAACGCCAATGAATTTATTTCTGCTAAACAAGCAAAAATTATTTTAAAGGCAGATTACGAACGTTTAAAATCTAGCATTCTCCGGAAAATGGTAGCTAATTTACCAAAGAACGATGATAATCTTAAATCTAAAATCATGAAATTATTTTATACCTTTTTTCAGATGATATTGCGCCGTTAA
- a CDS encoding Ycf34 family protein, translating to MCICVNCHYVDRCLTYHAVEAQHQQPHLTETPTFDPNEPSINVNIRTKEDVIEMEWDVVGCLSFKQETGKWAKLRPGELVPT from the coding sequence ATGTGTATTTGCGTCAACTGCCACTATGTAGACCGATGTTTAACATATCATGCCGTCGAAGCGCAGCACCAACAGCCCCATTTGACCGAAACACCCACTTTTGATCCTAATGAGCCTTCAATCAATGTCAACATCCGCACAAAAGAGGATGTGATTGAAATGGAATGGGATGTAGTCGGTTGTCTCAGCTTTAAGCAAGAAACTGGTAAGTGGGCGAAGTTGCGTCCAGGCGAATTAGTACCAACGTAA